From Salvelinus namaycush isolate Seneca chromosome 27, SaNama_1.0, whole genome shotgun sequence, the proteins below share one genomic window:
- the LOC120022311 gene encoding mucin-5AC-like gives TTSTTSAPNTSFTTAGPTTILPASTTTTVSPTTTTTTSTTTTVAPSTPITTAGPTTILTPTTTTTEANTEITTVAPSTPITTAASTTTTAAPTTTAAAAPTTTTVAASTNKTAAPTTSITTAGPTTILTPTTSTTEAPSEVTTVAPLTPTIAASTSTTVAPTTTTTAASTTTTAAPTLYNAHDNCRSYYHFTSYDNHNCITYDNHNNIHYNNCSSYNVNLNCRFYFNNCSSHNHYNCSSSYNNNSSTTTTASYDHSCSSSYNNNCSCFHKQNSSTYYVNHNCRSYYHFNSYDKHNTEAFRSDNCSSFDPHNCSFHFNNCSSHDHYYSCFHNYYCSPYYSTSTTVAPTTTTTAAAPTTTIVAASTTTTAAPTATTTEDPSTTTVAPTTSATAVPTTTAANTSTVAPTMPFTTAATTLAPTTSTTSAPNTSTILPPTTTTTEANTDITTVAPMTTAIAASTTTTAAPTTTTAAAPTTTTVAASTNKTAAPTTSITTAGPTTILTPTTSTTEAPSEVTTVAPLTPTIAASTSTTVAPTTTTAAASTTTTAAPTATTTEAPSTPTTSATTVPTTTAANTSTLQLQQLLLLRPQLQQLLQQQLFHFNNCSSHDHYCSCFHNYYCSPYCNHN, from the exons ACAACCTCTACAACTTCAGCACCCAATACGTCATTCACAACTGCAGGTCCTACTACCATTTTACCTGCTTCGACAACCACAACTGTatctcctacgacaaccacaacaacatccactacaacaactgtagctccatCAACACCAATCACAACTGCAGGTCCTACAACCATATTaactcctacgacaaccacaactgaagcAAATACAGAAATCACAACTGTAGCTCCATCAACACCAATCACAACTGCAG CTTCAACTACAACAACTGCTGCTCCTACGACCACAGCTGCAGCAGCTCCTACAACAACAACTGTAGCTGCTTCCACAAACAAAACAGCAGCACCTACTACGTCAATCACAACTGCAGGTCCTACTACCATTTTAACTCCTACGACAAGCACAACTGAAGCTCCTTCAGAAGTGACAACTGTAGCTCCTTTGACCCCCACAATTGCAGCTTCCACttcaacaactgtagctcccacgACCACTACTACAGCTGCTTCCACAACTACTACTGCAGCCCCTACT CTCTACAATGCCCATGACAACTGCAGGTCCTACTACCATTTTacctcctacgacaaccacaactgtatCACCTACGACAATCACAACAACATCCACTacaacaactgcagctcctacaatgTCAATCTCAACTGCAG ATTCTACttcaacaactgtagctcccacaACCACTACAACTGCAGCAGCTCCTACAACAACAATT CTTCAACTACAACAACTGCCTCCTACGACCACAGCTGCAGCAGCTCCTACAACAACAACTGTAGCTGCTTCCACAAACAAAACAGCAGCACCTACTACGTCAATCACAACTGCAGGTCCTACTACCATTTTAACTCCTACGACAAGCACAACACTGAAGCCTTCAGAAGTGACAACTGTAGCTCCTTTGACCCCCACAATTGCAGCTTCCACttcaacaactgtagctcccacgACCACTACTACAGCTGCTTCCACAACTACTACTGCAGCCCCTACT ATTCTACttcaacaactgtagctcccacaACCACTACAACTGCAGCAGCTCCTACAACAACAATTGTAGCTGCTTCCACAACTACTACTGCAGCCCCTACTGCAACAACAACTGAAGATCCTTCTACAACAACTGTAGCACCAACGACATCAGCAACAGCAGtccctacgacaactgcagctaatacttcaactgtagctcctacaatGCCATTCACAACTGCAGCAACAACTCTTGCGCCTACAACCTCTACAACTTCAGCACCCAATACGTC AACCATTTTacctcctacgacaaccacaactgaagcTAATACAGACatcacaactgtagctcctatgaCCACCGCAATTGCAGCTTCAACTACAACAACTGCTGCTCCTACGACCACAACTGCAGCAGCTCCTACAACAACAACTGTAGCTGCTTCCACAAACAAAACAGCAGCACCTACTACGTCAATCACAACTGCAGGTCCTACTACCATTTTAACTCCTACGACAAGCACAACTGAAGCTCCTTCAGAAGTGACAACTGTAGCTCCTTTGACCCCCACAATTGCAGCTTCCACttcaacaactgtagctcccacgACCACTACTGCAGCTGCTTCCACAACTACTACTGCAGCCCCTACTGCAACCACAACTGAAGCTCCTTCTACACCAACGACATCAGCAACAACAGtccctacgacaactgcagctaatacttcaact CTTCAACTACAACAACTGCTGCTCCTACGACCACAACTGCAGCAGCTCCTACAACAACAACT CTTCCACttcaacaactgtagctcccacgACCACTACTGCAGCTGCTTCCACAACTACTACTGCAGCCCCTACTGCAACCACAACTGA